The following are encoded in a window of Castanea sativa cultivar Marrone di Chiusa Pesio chromosome 9, ASM4071231v1 genomic DNA:
- the LOC142608577 gene encoding uncharacterized protein LOC142608577: MVTVNVGTLHNVLDHVYGAFMHRTKISPLFFSGGWGGSKLELLERMIKQLFPEVVGQNWPPTLVKPVWNTVWETKTACLREGVFRTPCDEQLLSALPPECHNARVAFLTPKFVPPQKMACVVHLAGTGDHTFERRLRLGGPLLKENIATMVLESPFYGQRRPLMQFGSKLLCVSDLLLLGRATIEEARGLLHWLDSEEGFGKMGVCGLSMGGVHAAMVGSLHPTPVATLPFLSPHSAVVAFCEGILQHATAWEALREDLAAQKAAMTLEEVRERMRNVLSLTDVTRFPIPKNPDAVIFVAATDDGYIPKHSVMELQKAWPGSEVRWVTGGHVSSFLLHNGEFRRAIVDGLNRLEWKESPS; encoded by the exons ATGGTCACAGTTAATGTTGGAACGCTCCATAATGTGTTGGACCACGTTTATGGCGCATTTATGCACAGAACAAAGATAAGCCCACTATTTTTCTCTGGAGGATGGGGTGGCTCAAAGCTTGAATTGCTGGAGAGAATGATCAAACAACTTTTCCCAGAAGTGGTTGGTCAGAATTGGCCTCCCACATTGGTGAAACCTGTTTGGAACACAGTTTGGGAGACCAAGACTGCTTGTTTAAGAGAAGGGGTCTTTAGGACCCCTTGTGATGAGCAGCTCCTAAGTGCATTGCCTCCTGAGTGCCACAATGCAAGGGTTGCTTTCCTTACTCCCAAGTTTGTGCCGCCACAGAAGATGGCCTGCGTGGTTCATCTTGCAG GCACTGGGGACCATACCTTTGAACGGAGACTGCGCCTTGGTGGGCCTTTGTTGAAGGAAAACATTGCAACCATGGTGCTAGAGAG CCCTTTCTATGGACAAAGACGCCCCTTGATGCAGTTTGGTTCAAAACTTTTGTGCGTTAGTGACTTGCTTTTATTAGGAAGGGCAACCATTGAAGAGGCCCGCGGACTGTTACATTGGTTAGACTCTGAAGAAGGGTTTGGCAAGATGGGTGTTTGTGGATTGAGCATGG GAGGTGTACATGCTGCAATGGTGGGATCACTTCACCCTACACCTGTTGCAACCCTTCCTTTTTTATCACCACACTCTGCTGTTGTGGCATTCTGTGAAGGAATATTACAGCATGCTACTGCATGGGAGGCACTAAGAGAGGATCTTGCAGCACAGAAGGCTGCAATGACTCTTGAGGAGGTGAGAGAACGGATGCGAAATGTATTGTCTCTCACAGATGTCACACGCTTTCCGATTCCCAAAAATCCTGATGCTGTAATATTTGTTGCTGCTACT GATGATGGGTATATTCCAAAACACTCTGTGATGGAGCTTCAAAAGGCTTGGCCTGGTTCAGAAGTGAGATGGGTCACTGGTGGGCATGTCTCATCCTTCCTTCTACACAATGGTGAGTTCCGGAGGGCAATCGTTGATGGTCTTAACAGATTAGAATGGAAAGAGTCTCCATCATGA
- the LOC142608984 gene encoding uncharacterized protein LOC142608984, with protein MIIDERRITAEPTEVLEDVPLDKSNPKKFTRIGTSMEKKTKQDLVQFLKKSLDVFAWSHENMPGGIEANTNKIQAILNMEPPKNIKEVQSLTNRIVALNKFVSKAIDKCLPFFKVLRKTFEWTDECQKVFQDLKTYLITTPLLSLSILGEELYLYLAVSLHAVSSALIRKEGRIYKLVYYMSRALRGAEGRYPMMEKLAFALVTTSKKLRHYFQAHVINILTDYPLKKFIPSQGELDKEEGAQRWVINVDGSFTLYAGGIGVILKSSEGDKLEYIVHLQYQTINNEAEYEALLKGLELAKTLGENSIVVQGDSQLVINQVNGMCESKEDQMKKYLNKANGQAEVANWSSLKIIETRLEGAKGVWPDELPSVLWAYRTTMKTPTRETPFKLAYGSEAVIPAKVHMANHRVMKYQDEDNEDQLCLSLNLIDEVWMDAEQMTARYKNLMARQYDTMVKPRRFNIGDLVLKRVSFVTKNLAHEKLGPNWEGPYRVINCKRQGLYYLEALDGRKLKCPWNVEHLRRYYQ; from the exons ATGATcatagacgagagaaggatTACCGCGGAACCTACGGAAGTGCTGGAAGACGTTCCTTTGGACAAGAGCAACCCCAAAAAGTTTACTAGGATTGGGACGAGCATGGAAAAGAAGACGAAGCAAGACCTGGTCCAGTTTTTAAAGAAGAGCcttgatgtgtttgcatggagtcacgagaaCATGCCAG GGGGAATTGAGGCAAATACCAATAAAATCCAAGCAATACTGAATATGGAGCCACCaaagaatatcaaagaagttCAATCTCTCACCAATCGAATTGTCGCCCTTAACAAGTTCGTCTCAAAAGCTATTGACaagtgtttaccattctttaaagttctCAGAAAGacatttgaatggacggacgagtgtcaaaaggtcTTCCAAGACCTTAAGACCTATCTCATCACAACACCTCTGCTGAGCCTGTCCATACTTGGTGAAGAACTATATTTGTATTTAGCGGTGTCCCTACATGCAGTGAGCTCGGCATTGATTAGAAAAGAAGGGAGGATATATAAGTTGGTTTACTATATGAGCCGGGCGCTAAGAGGAGCGGAAGGACGATATCCAATGATGGAAAAGCTAGCCTTTGCTTTGGTCACAACTTCTAAGAAGCTGAGGCATTACTTTCAGGCTCATGTCATTAACATCCTGACAGATTATCCCCTAAaaaag TTCATTCCTAGTCAGGGCGAGCTAGACAAAGAGGAAGGGGCACAAAGGTGGGTCATCAATGTAGATGGCTCCTTCACATTATATGCAGGGGGGATTGGAGTTATACTTAAGTCCTCAGAGGGAGATAAGTTGGAATACATAGTCCATCTACAATACCAAACCATCAACaacgaagctgagtatgaagccctccttaaaggattggaattggctaagacCTTAGGGGAGAACTCAATAGTAGTCCAAGGAGACTCTCAGTTGGTTATcaatcaagtgaatggaatgtgtgaatCTAAGGAAGATCAAATGAAGAAGTATCTCAACAAA GCGAACGGCCAAGCGGAAGTTGCAAACTGGTCCTCATTGAAGATCATCGAGAcccggcttgagggggcaaagggagTATGGCCAGATGAGCTACCCAGCGTTCTATGGGCTTATAGGACAACTATGAAGACCCCTACAAGGGAAACTCCTTTCAAGTTAGCTTATGGAAGTGAAGCAGTAATACCTGCAAAAGTGCACATGGCAAATCACAGGGTGATGAAGTATCAAGATGAGGATAATGAAGATCAACTTTGTCTCAGCCTTAATCTGATAGATGAGGTATGGATGGATGCAGAGCAAATGacagcaaggtacaaaaatctcatggctaGGCAATATGATACGATGGTGAAACCTAGGCGCTTCAACATTGGGGACCTCGTCCTTAAAAGAGTCTCTTTTGTAACCAAGAACCTTGCCCATGAGAAattgggacctaattgggaagggcCCTATAGGGTCATTAATTGTAAAAGGCAAGGATTgtactacctggaagccctaGATGGACGGAAGCTGAAGTGCCCTTGGAATGTCGAGCATCTAAGAAGGTACTATCAATGA